In the genome of Populus nigra chromosome 9, ddPopNigr1.1, whole genome shotgun sequence, one region contains:
- the LOC133703040 gene encoding uncharacterized protein LOC133703040, whose amino-acid sequence MAPPEHKPTSEGDKNKLLDREVRDMVDVITNRIAGLHSQESSADEDDHGIRIITLAGTNTGATMRSELDDQKGKKLPDGESFGEPEASGTYVNSNFQALNNSIMFGSHYNTNDPGVHMDISDTFEPHGLKPGKHGKKGKKKDKGLKEENHSDHSD is encoded by the coding sequence ATGGCTCCTCCTGAACATAAGCCAACCTCTGAGGGGGACAAGAATAAACTTCTCGACCGCGAAGTTAGAGACATGGTGGATGTCATAACGAACCGCATTGCTGGTCTCCACAGCCAGGAAAGCTCGGCTGATGAGGATGATCATGGCATTAGAATCATTACTCTTGCTGGAACCAACACGGGAGCTACAATGCGAAGTGAGTTGGATGATCAGAAAGGTAAAAAGTTGCCTGATGGGGAGTCGTTTGGTGAGCCTGAGGCATCAGGTACTTATGTTAACAGCAATTTCCAAGCTCTTAACAATTCTATCATGTTTGGTAGCCACTACAACACTAATGATCCTGGTGTTCATATGGACATTTCGGATACTTTTGAACCTCATGGACTCAAGCCTGGTAAGCATGGaaagaaggggaagaagaaagacaaGGGATTGAAGGAGGAAAATCATTCTGACCATTCAGATTGA
- the LOC133702803 gene encoding AP2-like ethylene-responsive transcription factor TOE2: protein MGAPSGGLRGRRKSSTRGHHRFVGVRQRPSGRWVAEIKDSLQKVRLWLGAFDTAEDAARAYDDAARALRGANARTNFELPQPAPNSGPGGRANLSEVERFSSEDVCGTGTEAEGILGALKAKLLDGKGLRVLPSANCSSSVQPDMIANISHKNNSKRELASIASITHGVGTVNAIQDPGSSGIGKGDLVLDLDHGDMMAGHVAAAQWSQPCQTTATVNMEWPSEPEVSWATQMNHISDQAALFTSSTTIATSAWPLSATTQPSFDSTYPYPCATELLMNKISRTMTTNMPSPQIDGPTEGVWSAELHCDNSCWTGANSSSWDPFLLYPQC from the coding sequence ATGGGGGCACCAAGTGGCGGTTTAAGAGGCAGAAGGAAGTCATCAACAAGGGGACACCACAGGTTTGTTGGGGTTAGGCAGAGGCCATCAGGGAGATGGGTGGCAGAGATTAAGGACTCGTTGCAAAAGGTTCGGCTCTGGCTTGGAGCTTTTGATACTGCTGAGGATGCTGCAAGAGCATATGATGACGCAGCTCGGGCATTGCGCGGTGCTAATGCTCGTACAAACTTTGAATTGCCTCAGCCTGCACCAAATTCTGGGCCTGGTGGTCGGGCTAATCTTTCAGAAGTTGAGCGTTTCTCGTCTGAGGACGTTTGCGGGACGGGAACTGAAGCAGAAGGGATTCTCGGTGCACTCAAAGCCAAGCTGCTTGATGGCAAGGGATTGCGGGTGCTTCCATCTGCTAATTGCTCTTCAAGTGTGCAGCCTGACATGATTGCGAATATTTCCCACAAAAACAATTCTAAGAGAGAGCTGGCATCAATAGCTTCCATTACTCACGGAGTTGGAACTGTCAACGCTATTCAGGATCCTGGTAGTTCAGGAATAGGTAAGGGTGACCTTGTCTTAGATCTTGATCATGGTGACATGATGGCAGGTCATGTTGCGGCAGCTCAGTGGAGTCAACCATGCCAAACTACAGCAACAGTAAACATGGAATGGCCTAGTGAACCTGAAGTCTCCTGGGCCACACAGATGAACCATATTTCCGATCAGGCTGCTTTGTTTACCTCTAGTACTACAATTGCTACTTCTGCATGGCCACTTTCTGCGACAACCCAACCAAGTTTTGATTCAACGTATCCGTATCCGTGCGCCACTGAGCTGCTTATGAACAAGATTAGTCGAACGATGACAACAAACATGCCATCACCTCAAATTGATGGACCAACAGAAGGTGTTTGGTCTGCTGAGCTGCACTGTGATAATAGTTGTTGGACTGGTGCTAATAGCAGCAGTTGGGATCCTTTTCTCTTGTATCCTCAGTGTTAG
- the LOC133703039 gene encoding WAT1-related protein At3g30340-like → MADCNEWKPFIAMITVDFAFSIVNILLKKVLDEGINHLVLITYRLSISALFLGPIGYFWERGSRPKLTFRISCYLFLSAIVGASLTQYFFLIGIQYTSATFACAFVNMVPVVTFIMALPFKMETVHIKSNSGKAKTLGALVCVAGAILLTVYRGAPLFNHSPNQAVTRAMDHGLKLSHARRAERWTFGCIALLAGTLLWSSWFVLQSHIGRRYPCQYSSTAIMSFFGAIQSAVLCLSTKRSLSIWVLKGKIEIITVLYAGMIGSGLCYVGMSWCVKKRGPVFTAAFSPLVQIMAAMLDVPVLHEELYLGSLLGSIFVIIGLYILLWGKNKEMQNHATRVAQEAEEVKEQEPPVQVITVSFDSRCH, encoded by the exons ATGGCTGATTGCAATGAATGGAAACCTTTCATTGCGATGATAACAGTTGATTTTGCCTTTTCCATTGTGAATATTCTTCTAAAGAAAGTCCTTGATGAGGGGATTAACCATTTGGTCCTTATCACCTACCGGCTTTCGATTTCTGCTCTTTTCTTGGGTCCAATTGGCTACTTCTGGGAAAG GGGTAGCAGACCAAAGCTCACCTTTCGGATCTCATGTTACCTGTTCCTTAGTGCCATTGTTGG GGCATCACTGACACAATACTTCTTCCTTATCGGCATTCAATACACATCTGCTACATTTGCATGTGCCTTCGTCAACATGGTTCCTGTTGTTACATTTATAATGGCACTACCATTCAA AATGGAGACTGTTCATATAAAATCCAACAGTGGCAAAGCCAAAACACTCGGGGCCCTGGTGTGTGTTGCAGGTGCCATACTGTTGACTGTTTACCGAGGAGCGCCACTATTTAACCATTCACCCAATCAAGCTGTAACTCGAGCCATGGATCATGGTCTAAAGCTGAGCCATGCTAGAAGGGCCGAGAGATGGACCTTTGGTTGTATAGCTTTGCTTGCAGGAACCTTGTTGTGGTCTTCTTGGTTTGTACTCCAATCACATATTGGCAGGAGATACCCCTGTCAATATTCTAGCACAGCCATTATGTCCTTCTTCGGTGCAATTCAATCAGCGGTTTTATGCTTGTCCACTAAAAGGAGCCTCTCCATATGGGTTCTGAAAGGAAAGATAGAAATTATAACTGTCCTGTATGCT GGAATGATTGGATCAGGCTTGTGCTATGTGGGCATGTCATGGTGTGTTAAGAAAAGGGGTCCCGTCTTTACTGCAGCATTCAGTCCCCTAGTTCAGATAATGGCAGCCATGCTTGATGTCCCTGTCCTCCATGAGGAACTCTATCTTGGCAG TTTGCTGGGATCCATCTTTGTAATCATTGGCTTATACATTCTTCTATGGGGTAAGAACAAAGAAATGCAGAATCATGCAACAAGAGTAGCTCAAGAAGCTGAAGAGGTCAAGGAACAAGAACCCCCCGTACAAGTCATCACTGTCTCTTTTGATTCAAGGTGTCATTGA